From a region of the Streptomyces sp. NBC_00193 genome:
- a CDS encoding SRPBCC family protein — MDRSSRIGSPGAARGAGPAGRAAPANPADRWTRYRFRSVWDLEAEPARVYAALEDPESYPLWWPQIRAVAPAADGSSGTAFIRSALPYTLRVSAAELLRDPVRGILEVALLGDLEGWARWTVRSRPGGTRALYEQEVEVRRPLMRLLAFPGRPVFRLNHTLMMRAGRRGLAAHLAARPEAV, encoded by the coding sequence ATGGACCGAAGCAGCCGCATCGGCAGCCCCGGCGCCGCGCGGGGCGCCGGCCCCGCCGGCCGCGCCGCCCCCGCCAACCCCGCCGACCGGTGGACCCGTTACCGCTTCCGCAGCGTGTGGGACCTCGAGGCCGAGCCCGCCCGCGTCTACGCCGCCCTGGAAGACCCCGAGTCCTACCCCCTGTGGTGGCCCCAGATCCGCGCCGTCGCCCCCGCCGCCGACGGGAGCAGCGGCACCGCCTTCATCCGCTCCGCCCTCCCGTACACCCTGCGCGTGAGCGCGGCCGAACTCCTGCGGGACCCCGTGCGCGGCATCCTGGAGGTCGCCCTGCTCGGCGACCTGGAGGGCTGGGCCCGCTGGACCGTGCGGTCGCGGCCCGGCGGCACGCGGGCCCTGTACGAGCAGGAGGTCGAGGTGCGCCGCCCCCTGATGCGCCTTCTCGCGTTCCCCGGGCGGCCGGTGTTCCGGCTCAACCACACCCTGATGATGCGGGCCGGGCGGCGCGGGCTCGCCGCACATCTGGCGGCCCGGCCCGAAGCGGTTTGA